A section of the Marispirochaeta aestuarii genome encodes:
- a CDS encoding ABC transporter ATP-binding protein, whose amino-acid sequence MIRAENLSRRYGKHLALDAVNFSIRRGEILGFLGPNGAGKSTAMNIITGYLSATEGDVWVNGLNVLDHPREVKKCIGYLPEKPPLYQDMTVLEYLGFAAEIKGIKKKAFATERERILELVKIGDVSNRRIGNLSKGYQQRVGLAQALIGSPPLLILDEPTAGLDPKQILEIRKLIKSLGREHTIILSSHILPEVSAVCGRVLIMNQGSIVASDSPENLSRRLMGTGRIMLRLSGEKARALSVLEKLEGLNSLSCTGSSEEGSIDLLLEAGQETDIREKIFFACAENRLPILMMRPMDMSLEDIFLHLTTDEKLKESD is encoded by the coding sequence TTGATCCGGGCGGAGAATCTTAGCAGACGCTATGGGAAGCATCTTGCCCTGGACGCTGTAAATTTCAGTATCCGGCGGGGAGAAATACTCGGATTTCTCGGACCCAACGGCGCCGGCAAGTCCACTGCAATGAACATAATAACCGGGTATCTTTCGGCCACCGAGGGTGATGTCTGGGTCAACGGCCTCAATGTGCTGGACCATCCCCGGGAGGTTAAAAAATGCATCGGGTATCTTCCCGAGAAGCCTCCCCTGTACCAGGATATGACTGTTCTGGAATATCTCGGCTTTGCGGCCGAAATCAAAGGAATAAAGAAAAAGGCCTTTGCGACGGAGCGGGAAAGAATCCTGGAGCTGGTAAAGATCGGCGATGTCAGCAATCGTCGTATTGGCAACCTCTCCAAGGGCTATCAGCAGCGGGTAGGTCTCGCCCAGGCGCTGATTGGAAGCCCGCCTCTTCTGATCCTGGATGAGCCGACAGCAGGGCTTGACCCCAAGCAGATCCTGGAAATCAGAAAACTGATTAAATCCCTGGGAAGGGAGCATACAATAATCCTCAGCTCGCATATTCTCCCGGAGGTCAGTGCTGTCTGCGGACGGGTTCTGATTATGAACCAGGGCAGTATTGTCGCATCTGATTCACCGGAGAACCTGAGCCGGAGATTGATGGGTACGGGAAGAATAATGCTTCGACTTTCCGGGGAAAAAGCGAGAGCCCTTTCGGTTCTTGAAAAACTCGAAGGACTAAACAGCCTGTCATGTACCGGGAGCAGTGAAGAGGGCAGTATTGATCTTCTGCTTGAAGCCGGACAGGAGACGGATATCCGGGAAAAGATATTCTTTGCCTGTGCTGAAAACAGGCTTCCCATTCTCATGATGCGTCCCATGGACATGAGTCTGGAGGATATCTTTCTTCATCTTACAACGGATGAAAAACTGAAGGAGTCTGACTGA
- the ispG gene encoding flavodoxin-dependent (E)-4-hydroxy-3-methylbut-2-enyl-diphosphate synthase — protein MNIIYTREKTRVMRVGNVSLGGDSPVSIQTMWKRALPDDRELLLKELRRFAVLGCDIIRFAVPNEENAKLLAEIGPISPLPIVADIHFDYRLALIVLDGVQKVRINPGNIGAEWKVKEVLAKASDKGIPIRVGINGGSLPRKLRDLPQVEGMIAAAENEIELLEALGFKDAVFSLKSSSAGNTIEVNRRFASRWDYPLHLGVTEAGPMIPGIVKNTRALLQLLGEGIGSTIRVSLSAPEEDEVVTGREILREAGLRPGGVDIVSCPRCGRSEFPVHELVGQIQEELYAIRKPLTVAVMGCVVNGPEEARHADIGITGSGNEAIIFRHGELKRKIPMDQALEALREEIREAIKE, from the coding sequence ATGAACATAATATATACTCGGGAAAAAACACGCGTAATGCGGGTAGGAAATGTTTCCCTCGGCGGGGATTCTCCCGTCAGCATACAGACCATGTGGAAACGGGCACTGCCCGATGACCGGGAGCTTCTTTTAAAGGAACTCCGCCGCTTCGCCGTCCTGGGCTGCGACATTATCCGTTTTGCCGTACCAAACGAGGAAAACGCGAAGCTCCTTGCAGAAATTGGTCCTATTTCTCCCCTTCCCATAGTAGCGGATATCCATTTTGACTACCGCCTCGCCCTGATTGTTCTGGACGGAGTCCAGAAGGTGCGAATCAATCCTGGCAACATCGGTGCTGAGTGGAAGGTAAAGGAGGTGCTCGCCAAGGCCTCTGACAAGGGTATTCCCATCCGGGTCGGAATCAACGGCGGTTCTCTGCCGCGTAAACTGCGGGACCTTCCCCAGGTTGAGGGAATGATCGCCGCCGCGGAAAACGAGATTGAACTCCTGGAGGCCCTGGGATTCAAAGACGCCGTATTCTCCCTGAAGTCCTCCTCCGCCGGGAATACCATCGAGGTCAACCGCCGCTTTGCATCCCGCTGGGACTATCCCCTGCATCTCGGGGTGACTGAAGCTGGACCCATGATTCCCGGTATAGTCAAGAACACCCGCGCCCTGCTTCAGCTTTTGGGTGAGGGAATCGGATCCACCATACGGGTTTCCCTCTCAGCACCTGAGGAGGATGAAGTTGTTACCGGAAGGGAAATCCTTCGCGAAGCAGGCCTCCGCCCCGGTGGAGTGGACATCGTCTCCTGTCCCCGCTGCGGCCGTTCCGAGTTCCCGGTCCATGAACTGGTGGGACAGATACAGGAGGAACTTTACGCCATCAGGAAACCCCTGACCGTCGCCGTCATGGGCTGCGTGGTAAACGGACCGGAGGAGGCACGACATGCTGATATCGGTATCACCGGCAGCGGAAACGAGGCGATAATCTTCCGCCACGGGGAACTTAAACGGAAAATTCCCATGGATCAGGCCCTGGAAGCTCTGCGTGAGGAGATCCGGGAGGCCATAAAGGAGTGA
- a CDS encoding V-type ATP synthase subunit K (produces ATP from ADP in the presence of a proton gradient across the membrane; the K subunit is a nonenzymatic component which binds the dimeric form by interacting with the G and E subunits): MNFGLLGFSAAIAFAAMGSAIGAGAAGMAAVGAWKKCFAQNRPAPFMLVAFVGAPLTQIIYGMILMNSIMAVPEPTMAHLGIGLFGGIAMGFSAAFQGKAGAAASDALAETGKGFVNYMMVLGLVETVALFVMVFLLGTI, translated from the coding sequence TTTTGGTTTGCTTGGCTTTTCCGCCGCAATAGCCTTCGCGGCCATGGGTTCCGCCATTGGAGCGGGAGCTGCCGGTATGGCGGCTGTCGGAGCCTGGAAGAAGTGTTTCGCCCAGAACCGGCCCGCTCCCTTTATGCTGGTAGCCTTTGTCGGTGCACCCCTGACTCAGATCATCTACGGAATGATTCTGATGAACTCCATCATGGCTGTGCCTGAACCGACCATGGCTCACCTGGGGATCGGCCTCTTCGGTGGTATCGCCATGGGCTTTTCCGCCGCCTTCCAGGGAAAAGCGGGAGCTGCTGCCTCGGACGCCCTGGCCGAGACCGGTAAGGGATTTGTCAACTACATGATGGTTCTCGGTCTTGTCGAGACCGTTGCCCTCTTTGTCATGGTTTTCCTTCTCGGTACAATCTAA
- a CDS encoding tetratricopeptide repeat protein — protein sequence MRILFPLVCVILLSPISWAQEARPDWLVLETGKIAFEKGEYGQAMRIFRSVLEQDRISPEAHYWIGRIFEEEGEYSLAEEQYRRALEFRRQLYVMDYEIRIRERLARLYKEKGDYAQFEKALTEILLMDDEYSSRESEAMRAAMIRILTDQGLEKVVELYRLDKAEYFLANAELGLFYYRTGRYMDAVRHLLSGGLTVISRTIRHLEVRRPFLEYTGLTDLFRNAMAEEEGAEYLEESRIDALLYYLGASLYAAGELGSFRQVMELVRDAFPGSVWRSRAIAQLADPSIEPVITSREFFYFF from the coding sequence ATGCGAATCCTGTTTCCGCTTGTCTGTGTAATCCTCCTGAGCCCCATCTCCTGGGCCCAGGAAGCCCGGCCGGACTGGCTGGTTCTGGAAACGGGAAAAATCGCTTTTGAAAAAGGTGAGTACGGCCAGGCCATGAGGATCTTTCGTTCCGTACTGGAACAGGACAGGATATCGCCGGAAGCCCATTACTGGATTGGCCGCATCTTTGAAGAGGAGGGTGAGTACTCCCTGGCGGAAGAGCAGTACCGGCGCGCTCTGGAGTTTCGCCGGCAGCTCTATGTGATGGACTACGAAATACGTATACGGGAACGTCTTGCCCGTCTTTACAAGGAGAAGGGTGACTACGCCCAATTCGAGAAAGCCCTGACGGAGATCCTTCTCATGGACGATGAATACTCCAGTCGTGAGTCGGAAGCCATGAGGGCCGCCATGATCCGCATTTTAACAGACCAGGGGCTGGAGAAGGTGGTGGAGCTCTACCGTCTTGATAAAGCGGAGTATTTTCTGGCCAACGCCGAACTGGGTCTTTTCTACTACCGCACCGGCCGCTATATGGATGCCGTACGCCATCTCTTGAGCGGAGGGCTCACCGTTATTTCCAGGACAATTCGGCATCTGGAGGTACGTAGGCCTTTTCTTGAATACACCGGTCTTACCGATCTTTTCAGAAACGCCATGGCCGAAGAAGAGGGAGCGGAATACCTCGAAGAGAGCCGAATAGACGCCCTTCTGTATTATCTTGGTGCCTCCCTTTACGCTGCCGGAGAACTGGGTTCCTTTCGGCAGGTAATGGAGCTGGTCCGGGATGCCTTTCCCGGCAGCGTATGGCGCTCCCGCGCTATCGCGCAGCTTGCGGATCCCTCCATCGAACCTGTTATAACCAGTCGGGAATTCTTCTACTTTTTCTGA
- a CDS encoding GldG family protein produces the protein MMQSLRSILKNKRLRYGAYAATLTASLLCGLVILNMIVQQIPLKIDLTKNRLFSLSEQTRKILTELEEPVTLYALYPAGEEETSILEILQEYDRIGPSVDLKIIDPDLNPGLLARFAGEGEKVESGSIIVEGDTRFRVIPYMELYDIRYNPQGHPQVTGIQVEPRVSQAINYVSSGYNPKIYELSGHGEYSLGEYGIESMLRAESYEIESLNLLRSDEVPADASVLLVSSPKYEISDEELRKIYEYVENGGRMIVMVDFIGDPSPGGRAILQSYGLEIGEGFIMEADASRYVRSPLFVAPELMDHGITEPLVDNNLDVITPNAVPLVQTGRKPRSVDLTPLLSTTARAWSRTDRENSSLLLQETDLPGPHIIAWTVERKKYIDGDPPAFRVVAVGNSIFLGSIPPYGQIKGNIDFFLSALSWLSEGKERVSIRAKSFYRSPLRLTAFQLYLYAGIIIILIPATLLVCGTIVWIRRRHL, from the coding sequence ATGATGCAGAGCCTGCGTAGTATACTGAAGAATAAAAGGCTTCGTTACGGAGCTTACGCGGCGACACTGACCGCGTCGCTTCTGTGCGGCCTGGTAATTCTCAATATGATAGTACAGCAGATCCCGCTGAAGATTGATTTAACGAAAAACAGGCTGTTCTCTTTATCTGAACAGACAAGGAAAATTCTCACTGAACTGGAGGAACCCGTCACACTCTATGCCCTCTATCCTGCGGGTGAGGAAGAGACCAGCATTCTCGAAATTCTTCAGGAATATGATCGGATCGGCCCTTCGGTAGATTTGAAGATTATTGATCCGGATCTGAATCCCGGTCTTCTTGCCCGTTTTGCCGGTGAAGGGGAGAAAGTGGAGAGCGGCAGCATTATTGTCGAGGGGGACACGCGCTTCAGGGTAATTCCCTACATGGAGCTGTATGATATCCGCTATAATCCCCAGGGGCATCCCCAGGTAACGGGAATCCAGGTGGAACCCCGGGTTTCCCAGGCCATCAATTATGTCTCCTCCGGTTACAATCCGAAGATCTATGAACTCAGCGGTCATGGTGAATACAGCCTCGGAGAGTACGGTATCGAATCAATGCTTCGGGCGGAGAGTTATGAAATAGAGAGTCTTAACCTTCTCAGGTCCGATGAAGTTCCGGCGGACGCTTCGGTCCTTCTGGTCTCTTCTCCCAAGTATGAGATAAGCGATGAGGAGCTGCGGAAAATTTATGAGTATGTGGAAAACGGCGGGCGGATGATCGTCATGGTGGATTTTATCGGCGATCCTTCCCCCGGGGGCAGGGCAATTCTTCAAAGCTACGGTCTTGAGATAGGTGAGGGCTTCATCATGGAGGCGGATGCATCCCGTTATGTACGTTCACCCCTGTTTGTCGCCCCTGAGCTTATGGACCACGGGATAACCGAACCCCTGGTGGACAATAATCTCGATGTCATCACCCCCAATGCGGTTCCTCTTGTTCAGACGGGACGTAAACCCCGTTCCGTCGATCTGACCCCGCTTCTCTCAACCACAGCCCGGGCCTGGAGCAGGACGGACAGGGAGAACAGCTCCTTACTGCTGCAGGAGACGGACCTGCCGGGACCTCACATTATTGCCTGGACGGTGGAGCGGAAGAAATACATCGACGGGGATCCTCCTGCGTTCAGGGTCGTCGCGGTGGGAAACTCCATTTTTTTGGGATCGATTCCTCCCTACGGACAGATAAAGGGGAATATCGACTTTTTTCTGAGCGCCCTCTCCTGGCTCAGCGAAGGTAAAGAGCGTGTTTCCATCAGGGCAAAGAGTTTTTATCGCAGTCCGCTGCGTTTAACGGCTTTTCAGCTCTATCTGTATGCGGGAATCATCATCATCCTGATTCCGGCAACCCTGCTTGTCTGCGGTACGATAGTCTGGATCCGCAGGAGACATCTGTGA
- a CDS encoding ABC transporter permease: MPAVFKRELRAFFLSPQGYIFLSIFLLITGIFFTTGNLISGNSRYLGFLGSILFIFIFIVPLLTMRLLSDEKQKKTDQLLLTSPLGIPEIVVGKFLAALTFFCLGLALTLLYTLIILIHGELDLWETLGGYIGFILLGGTFISVGLFISGLTENQITAAITSFAALLAMWLINILQDAVPSNTTSGLVFSGLIVAAAALWFYGTTRNLIVPAVLLGLGAVVVYLIHFLHPELFVGLVGKILSWFSLIDRYRRFSSGILSLQDTVYYLSFMIFFLYLTVRTLEKRRWS, translated from the coding sequence ATGCCGGCAGTATTCAAACGGGAACTCAGGGCATTTTTCTTAAGTCCCCAGGGATATATTTTTTTGAGTATTTTTCTTCTGATTACCGGTATATTTTTTACCACCGGAAACCTGATAAGCGGCAATTCCCGGTATCTCGGTTTTCTCGGAAGCATCCTCTTTATATTCATTTTTATTGTACCCCTTTTGACCATGCGCCTTTTAAGCGATGAAAAACAGAAGAAAACTGATCAGCTGCTTCTGACCAGTCCCCTGGGGATCCCTGAGATCGTCGTGGGAAAGTTCCTGGCAGCCCTGACCTTTTTCTGTCTGGGATTGGCGCTGACCCTTCTCTATACCCTGATAATCCTTATTCACGGAGAACTCGATTTGTGGGAGACCCTGGGAGGGTATATCGGGTTCATTCTGCTGGGGGGCACCTTTATCTCCGTGGGGCTCTTTATTTCCGGCCTTACGGAGAACCAGATTACCGCAGCGATTACCAGCTTTGCCGCCCTCCTTGCCATGTGGCTCATCAATATCCTGCAGGATGCCGTTCCTTCCAATACCACATCCGGACTCGTTTTCAGCGGGCTTATAGTCGCAGCTGCCGCTCTCTGGTTCTATGGAACGACCCGAAACCTGATAGTCCCTGCGGTACTTCTTGGTCTCGGAGCTGTCGTTGTCTATCTGATTCATTTTTTACATCCGGAGCTGTTCGTCGGCCTTGTGGGAAAAATCCTGAGCTGGTTCTCCCTGATCGACAGGTACCGACGATTTTCCAGCGGGATTTTATCCCTCCAGGATACCGTCTATTACCTCTCGTTTATGATCTTCTTCCTCTATTTAACAGTCCGTACACTGGAAAAACGGCGGTGGAGCTGA